In Strigops habroptila isolate Jane chromosome 4, bStrHab1.2.pri, whole genome shotgun sequence, a single genomic region encodes these proteins:
- the LOC115607205 gene encoding uncharacterized protein LOC115607205 isoform X2, which yields MERAPQGTFQEELQWCISQLEANLRFSRTPKQAGETQDILKVLRSHDTPFVKKQQVMNQMFGDCRLRMAEDQKGMDKAVMKPGDVEVQQSNGQASGGVVYGRQSDQISEATPKWFMSSDSSFRFDFTLSDSDTQATGTPLETVPGVSGAEKIQTSIGGTEQENWNGALRFAASGQEPKFAFNFATPDEDCPLDQLVPASQHIDCTAGHEVLGNSLPAESAGMPQTAALQKPELTQTTGSSPKEHRSNVTLRIPQPETAPGDETVAEKSADGAVQKKKKKKKKQKTSVSKKEIKETEINRKAKAEASRCQNADTPHQDETSQSGDQLWKEVDWCVEQLELGLKTQKSTPKQVEEALRAIKTLRNDKAPLVKKRQLMRVMFGDYRKKMEEELCKELKLMEAAVKSARVVEVKGSIRKKKGQFIRKCSGASRKSQGSAGSLSESPGTHNTGPFKFTPSQEEFRFNFF from the exons ATGGAGCGG GCTCCCCAGGGCACGTTCCAAGAGGAGCTGCAGTGGTGCATTTCGCAGCTGGAGGCAAATCTTCGCTTCAGCCGGACCCCCAAACAAG CAGGGGAGACCCAGGACATTCTCAAGGTCCTGCGCTCCCATGACACGCCTTTTgtgaagaagcagcaagtgATGAACCAAATGTTTGGGGATTGTCGCCTCAGGATGGCTGAGGATCAGAAGGGCATGGACAAAGCAG TCATGAAACCTGGTGATGTGGAAGTACAGCAGAGCAATGGGCAGGCTTCAGGTGGTGTGGTGTATGGCAGACAATCTGACCAAATCTCTGAGGCAACGCCAAAGTGGTTCATGTCGTCTGACAGCAGCTTCCGATTTGATTTCACGCTTTCTGACAGTGACACACAAGCAACTGGCACACCTTTGGAAACAGTCCCTGGTGTCAGTGGTGCTGAGAAGATACAAACCAGTATTGGAGGCACTGAGCAGGAGAACTGGAATGGAGCCTTGAGGTTTGCTGCCTCTGGACAAGAACCCAAGTTTGCTTTCAACTTTGCCACCCCAGATGAAGACTGTCCTCTGGATCAGTTAGTTCCAGCAAGCCAACATATAGACTGTACAGCAGGTCATGAGGTGCTGGGTAATTCTTTGCCTGCTGAATCAGCAGGTATGCCACAGACTGCAGCCTTGCAGAAGCCTGAGTTGACTCAAACTACAGGTAGTTCACCCAAAGAGCATAGAAGCAATGTCACATTAAGGATCCCCCAACCAGAGACTGCTCCTGGAGATGAGACAGTGGCAGAGAAATCAGCAGATGGAGCTGtccagaagaagaagaagaagaagaagaaacaaaaaacatctGTCAGtaaaaaggagataaaagaaaCTGAGATCAACAGGAAGGCAAAGGCAGAAGCTAGCAGATGTCAAAATGCAGATACTCCCCACCAGGATGAGACCTCTCAG TCAGGGGACCAGCTGTGGAAGGAGGTGGACTGGTGTGTGGAACAGCTGGAACTTGGCCTGAAGACACAGAAATCCACTCCAAAGCAGG TCGAGGAGGCTCTCCGTGCAATCAAGACACTGCGCAATGACAAGGCTCCGCTGGTGAAGAAGCGTCAACTCATGAGAGTCATGTTTGGAGACTACAGGAAAAAGATGGAGGAGGAGCTGTGCAAAGAGCTGAAGCTCATGGAAGCAG CTGTGAAATCTGCCAGAGTTGTGGAAGTGAAGGGAAGCATCCGCAAGAAGAAAGGCCAGTTCATCCGGAAGTGCTCAGGGGCTTCCAGGAAAAGTCAAGGTTCAGCAGGATCCCTTTCAGAGTCACCCGGGACACATAACACAGGCCCATTCAAATTCACACCTTCCCAAGAAGAGTTTCGCTTTAATTTCTTCTAG
- the LOC115607205 gene encoding uncharacterized protein LOC115607205 isoform X1, which translates to MERAPQGTFQEELQWCISQLEANLRFSRTPKQAGETQDILKVLRSHDTPFVKKQQVMNQMFGDCRLRMAEDQKGMDKAVMKPGDVEVQQSNGQASGGVVYGRQSDQISEATPKWFMSSDSSFRFDFTLSDSDTQATGTPLETVPGVSGAEKIQTSIGGTEQENWNGALRFAASGQEPKFAFNFATPDEDCPLDQLVPASQHIDCTAGHEVLGNSLPAESAGMPQTAALQKPELTQTTGSSPKEHRSNVTLRIPQPETAPGDETVAEKSADGAVQKKKKKKKKQKTSVSKKEIKETEINRKAKAEASRCQNADTPHQDETSQQSGDQLWKEVDWCVEQLELGLKTQKSTPKQVEEALRAIKTLRNDKAPLVKKRQLMRVMFGDYRKKMEEELCKELKLMEAAVKSARVVEVKGSIRKKKGQFIRKCSGASRKSQGSAGSLSESPGTHNTGPFKFTPSQEEFRFNFF; encoded by the exons ATGGAGCGG GCTCCCCAGGGCACGTTCCAAGAGGAGCTGCAGTGGTGCATTTCGCAGCTGGAGGCAAATCTTCGCTTCAGCCGGACCCCCAAACAAG CAGGGGAGACCCAGGACATTCTCAAGGTCCTGCGCTCCCATGACACGCCTTTTgtgaagaagcagcaagtgATGAACCAAATGTTTGGGGATTGTCGCCTCAGGATGGCTGAGGATCAGAAGGGCATGGACAAAGCAG TCATGAAACCTGGTGATGTGGAAGTACAGCAGAGCAATGGGCAGGCTTCAGGTGGTGTGGTGTATGGCAGACAATCTGACCAAATCTCTGAGGCAACGCCAAAGTGGTTCATGTCGTCTGACAGCAGCTTCCGATTTGATTTCACGCTTTCTGACAGTGACACACAAGCAACTGGCACACCTTTGGAAACAGTCCCTGGTGTCAGTGGTGCTGAGAAGATACAAACCAGTATTGGAGGCACTGAGCAGGAGAACTGGAATGGAGCCTTGAGGTTTGCTGCCTCTGGACAAGAACCCAAGTTTGCTTTCAACTTTGCCACCCCAGATGAAGACTGTCCTCTGGATCAGTTAGTTCCAGCAAGCCAACATATAGACTGTACAGCAGGTCATGAGGTGCTGGGTAATTCTTTGCCTGCTGAATCAGCAGGTATGCCACAGACTGCAGCCTTGCAGAAGCCTGAGTTGACTCAAACTACAGGTAGTTCACCCAAAGAGCATAGAAGCAATGTCACATTAAGGATCCCCCAACCAGAGACTGCTCCTGGAGATGAGACAGTGGCAGAGAAATCAGCAGATGGAGCTGtccagaagaagaagaagaagaagaagaaacaaaaaacatctGTCAGtaaaaaggagataaaagaaaCTGAGATCAACAGGAAGGCAAAGGCAGAAGCTAGCAGATGTCAAAATGCAGATACTCCCCACCAGGATGAGACCTCTCAG CAGTCAGGGGACCAGCTGTGGAAGGAGGTGGACTGGTGTGTGGAACAGCTGGAACTTGGCCTGAAGACACAGAAATCCACTCCAAAGCAGG TCGAGGAGGCTCTCCGTGCAATCAAGACACTGCGCAATGACAAGGCTCCGCTGGTGAAGAAGCGTCAACTCATGAGAGTCATGTTTGGAGACTACAGGAAAAAGATGGAGGAGGAGCTGTGCAAAGAGCTGAAGCTCATGGAAGCAG CTGTGAAATCTGCCAGAGTTGTGGAAGTGAAGGGAAGCATCCGCAAGAAGAAAGGCCAGTTCATCCGGAAGTGCTCAGGGGCTTCCAGGAAAAGTCAAGGTTCAGCAGGATCCCTTTCAGAGTCACCCGGGACACATAACACAGGCCCATTCAAATTCACACCTTCCCAAGAAGAGTTTCGCTTTAATTTCTTCTAG